One window of Tachysurus vachellii isolate PV-2020 chromosome 21, HZAU_Pvac_v1, whole genome shotgun sequence genomic DNA carries:
- the LOC132837565 gene encoding probable methyltransferase-like protein 24, giving the protein MAAWSSALPSVFTLVLSMLLLLQLLVSLIVPRHTYAPEFTVISINSHESKLFDSSVDGRPDSAQKLWPDEETAERLRAYADENELNSRQATDRKLVLQPWASGQPSFSAEVQRLIQFITTPEVNCSRWQSSGESGSAYVGESSEALCLNYWATSHPCVAYSFSLDGKDALILKSTLSMRCEVHRFDPSTRHKHSSSSEHGSVQHHQAWLDWRRPRTRSHRGVLGTIPHSLVDIMDSLGHSMVHVLWADLLSTEWRMLESWVQDGILRRISQLILTVHLQWAGFEVGGTEAEVVRFWYSVLRALHSSGFRLTHSAPGPGHTVLRQELPNTHSSYKLTWVRRGEQF; this is encoded by the exons ATGGCCGCATGGAGCAGCGCTCTGCCAAGTGTCTTTACGCTTGTTCTGTCCATGCTACTGCTCCTCCAGCTCCTGGTCAGTTTGATAGTGCCGCGCCATACGTATGCACCCGAATTTACTGTCATCAGTATAAATAGTCACGAATCCAAATTATTTGACTCCAGCGTGGATGGACGCCCAGACAGCGCGCAGAAACTTTGGCCAGATGAAGAGACAGCGGAACGTCTGCGCGCCTACGCCGACGAAAACGAGCTGAATTCTCGCCAG GCCACAGACAGAAAACTTGTGCTTCAGCCTTGGGCATCAGGACAACCATCCTTTAGTGCTGAAGTGCAGCGTCTTATCCAATTCATTACTACACCAGAG GTGAATTGTTCCAGATGGCAGAGTTCTGGTGAATCTGGGTCTGCATATGTTGGGGAAAGTTCTGAGGCTCTGTGCTTGAATTACTGGGCCACTAGCCATCCTTGTGTCGCTTACTCTTTCAG TTTGGATGGGAAGGATGCATTGATTCTAAAATCCACATTAAGTATGAGATGTGAGGTGCATCGCTTTGACCCTAGTACTCGGCACAAACACAGTAGTAGCTCTGAACATGGATCTGTCCAGCACCATCAAGCTTGGCTTGATTGGAGACGCCCCCGCACTCGATCTCACAGGGGAGTTTTAGGGACTATACCTCACAGCCTGGTGGACATCATGGACTCACTGGGCCACAGCATG GTGCACGTTCTGTGGGCAGATCTGTTGAGCACCGAATGGCGAATGTTGGAGAGTTGGGTACAGGATGGAATTCTCAGACGGATCAGTCAGCTCATACTAACTGTACATCTACAGTGGGCAGGGTTTGAAGTGGGTGGGACCGAGGCAGAAGTAGTACGGTTCTGGTACAGTGTACTGAGAGCTCTGCACAGCTCAGGCTTCCGTCTGACACACTCAGCTCCTGGGCCAGGACACACTGTACTACGGCAAGAACTTCCCAATACACACAGCTCATACAAACTTACCTGGGTCAGGAGAGGTGAACAGTTCTAA
- the ahdc1 gene encoding transcription factor Gibbin, with protein MSRLSGRLRSGSVRLVCEALSGEDCSEGEGSWIGDMGAGVTSAGTSSSDPVASPHYRLFSPPSLANGLRNHDDQFQRRARRRRQMDHVEQTHMHEQIHIQSHTRPQMHIHQQSLSQQQSTHTEHSNTHLQSQMNIQMDTHVHTERDVMMHKHTHTEMVGSSTVEGDASLVPEDLSINSKTETYTSLVHSAHPLHTNQLSQNYSNLQRSPASTNKVDSEKPSDSSKPERNPLTSSELGHSSGTSHNLVNTPMEAERKYTLRSSGRPRFPCHLRKSSRLRRVAEDNVMKREVEQKEAEEDRNIWRGEEIRPREECTLEVAVATSSLEVSPASNNSNRMVPNHWKAASEGSTMIQNSQRGKQRGPFLGVRKIVVKIARIPVHLSRRQKSYKISSLEPVAVGSHGEGCTVGEAPEGGSGLEMGAHISREPTALLRMKNNGKSVMVMFPPGELPVILKRRRGRPPKQALPGQPDMHETRAGAASAAEPKKPRRRRRVKLPSPLPSYVNDTNDVKVEYADVLSKLAFLNRQPPSTGRCSPPRCWTPTEPETFHTSPENPNLSTLLHRLTGFRRRGGRAGCMGGRGGGMTGCSEAFKRSFSDFFETIGKKRKVPLSEPGAPRKRGKGLSVGMKRAALNEQGSLVTGEKIRKRRSRKNGTLKGGQGVLDQDWQNGNIGWGDKCSEPGSYQGSGSPRRSFPSSETSKGGVYHSPGMRGTGSAEECQGMFAGYFRSLLDSDDSSDLLDISMSSPTGQDSRKITPGYEGSSPGAAHCWSPAFPKRSPKVATCTGEGGPLSSNQSHSSSATRTPYLYSVSQTSPTTSFPKSPALSLSRSPSSPHPSSGCFTQYPSTYSGSMPQGAGVCPVTQPQNRSSDCSFAYGTKTSTPRHINYSNYQAPTKRHYSAYPGSTHVPMQQSESTGPSSPSGSYMSISKTSSFSSSSSPPEGSRQYQCSAPWGYRQGGSTWGGDGFGTHQFHGYSDYGISGTSSESKDILDISNYTPQKAKQRPCPDTFSESSSDSSHTGIGSMGGTFCPRDAPVSEGQSSLSSLEKLMLDWNENSAGPSYNWSQNVLFQGGTKPGRGRKKRSEAQNEKETGHIPPGSPASPPVHGGGPKRSASAGRQTRGNRGRGGFSPCQRERSLPPKPKLQKHAVPPAAGQITSSGVIYQETLDYYSGDSSSLSPLSHAPELCEYPSPYSAHTSTPSSDERFAHIYPSDSASLSPSLSVQSDILKQHPKPTPPPQTYGHTTRTFSPTLSPSPRLPPQCSSAMSPHRVPKDQFQQYDSPSYSSSPCWYGQSGSVAHSPQNYEELRSTAITMPSHKRDMSLISPGMRAPSQSPYTTTLVRGHTMSSSCVGGSQDSSPQHEELGYHGNMDTYAPVGNRFVSQSSRGGVLCQLLDQPSDEGFTVTSL; from the coding sequence ATGAGTCGACTGTCAGGCCGTCTGCGTTCTGGAAGCGTGCGTTTGGTTTGTGAAGCCCTGAGTGGGGAGGACTGCAGTGAAGGTGAAGGCTCCTGGATTGGAGATATGGGGGCTGGGGTCACTTCAGCAGGGACAAGTAGCTCTGACCCAGTTGCTTCACCGCACTATAGATTGTTTTCACCTCCTTCACTTGCTAATGGTCTGCGTAATCATGACGACCAGTTTCAGCGCAGAGCAAGGAGACGAAGACAGATGGACCATGTGGAACAAACGCACATGCATGAACAAATTcacattcagtcacacacacgcccacagaTGCACATACACCAACAATCACTTTCGCAACAACAGAGCACTCACACAGAACACTCCAATACACATTTACAATCTCAAATGAACATTCAAATGGATACCCATGTGCACACTGAGAGAGATGTAATGATGCACAAGCATACACATACAGAGATGGTCGGATCTTCAACTGTGGAAGGAGACGCCTCTCTTGTTCCAGAGGATCTGTCTATAAATTCAAAAACTGAAACATATACTTCCCTTGTCCATTCAGCCCATCCACTACATACCAACCAACTCTCACAAAACTACTCGAACCTTCAGCGAAGCCCTGCTTCTACAAATAAGGTAGATTCTGAGAAACCCTCTGATTCCAGTAAACCGGAGAGAAATCCCTTAACTAGCTCTGAATTAGGTCATAGTTCTGGTACAAGCCACAATCTTGTTAACACCCCTATGGAGGCTGAGAGGAAGTATACCCTGAGGAGTTCTGGTCGGCCACGTTTCCCCTGCCACCTTCGCAAGTCATCTCGTTTACGCAGGGTTGCAGAGGATAATGTAATGAAAAGGGAGGTAGAACAAAAAGAGGCAGAGGAGGATAGGAACAtctggagaggagaagagataaGACCAAGGGAAGAGTGTACTCTAGAAGTGGCTGTGGCTACTTCATCCCTTGAGGTTTCACCAGCTTCAAATAATTCAAATCGTATGGTGCCAAATCATTGGAAGGCAGCAAGTGAAGGCAGCACTATGATTCAGAATTCACAGAGAGGTAAACAGCGAGGTCCTTTTTTAGGTGTGAGAAAGATAGTGGTAAAAATTGCAAGAATCCCTGTGCATCTTAGTAGACGACAGAAAAGCTATAAGATCTCCTCTCTGGAGCCTGTGGCAGTGGGGTCTCATGGGGAAGGGTGTACTGTAGGAGAAGCACCAGAAGGGGGATCTGGTCTAGAGATGGGTGCACATATTTCAAGGGAACCCACTGCACTTCTTCGAATGAAAAACAATGGAAAGAGTGTAATGGTGATGTTTCCTCCAGGAGAGCTACCAGTCATCTTAAAACGGCGAAGAGGACGGCCCCCTAAACAGGCTTTACCAGGTCAGCCTGACATGCATGAGACTAGAGCTGGGGCTGCAAGTGCTGCAGAGCCCAAGAAACCCAGGCGGCGTCGGAGAGTAAAGCTACCTTCCCCTCTGCCCTCGTATGTTAATGACACCAATGATGTTAAAGTGGAATACGCAGATGTTCTCTCCAAACTGGCCTTTTTAAACCGCCAACCTCCCAGTACTGGCCGCTGCTCCCCACCACGCTGTTGGACTCCAACCGAACCTGAGACCTTCCATACATCTCCAGAAAACCCAAATCTGTCAACGCTACTGCATCGCCTCACAGGTTTCCGTAGGCGAGGTGGACGTGCAGGTTGTATgggagggaggggagggggtaTGACAGGGTGCTCTGAGGCTTTTAAACGATCCTTCAGTGATTTCTTTGAGACAATTGGCAAAAAGCGCAAAGTTCCTCTGTCTGAACCAGGAGCTCCACGAAAAAGGGGGAAAGGACTTAGTGTTGGAATGAAGAGGGCAGCATTGAATGAGCAAGGAAGCCTGGTCACTGGGGAAAAGATTAGAAAGCGGCGTTCACGAAAGAATGGAACATTAAAAGGTGGTCAGGGAGTTCTGGATCAAGACTGGCAAAATGGAAATATTGGATGGGGAGACAAGTGTTCAGAACCAGGTAGTTACCAGGGCTCAGGTTCACCTCGTAGAAGCTTTCCATCATCTGAAACTAGCAAAGGTGGAGTGTACCATAGCCCTGGAATGAGAGGAACTGGCAGTGCAGAGGAATGTCAAGGAATGTTTGCAGGATATTTTCGTTCTTTACTTGATTCAGATGACTCCTCAGATTTGCTGGACATCTCTATGTCCAGTCCTACAGGACAAGATTCTCGTAAAATCACTCCAGGATATGAGGGCAGCAGTCCAGGTGCAGCCCATTGCTGGTCTCCTGCTTTCCCGAAAAGAAGCCCTAAAGTAGCAACATGTACTGGGGAGGGAGGCCCCCTTTCCTCAAACCAATCTCATAGCAGCTCTGCAACTAGGACCCCATATTTATACAGTGTGTCCCAAACATCCCCAACCACTTCTTTTCCAAAATCTCCTGctctttccctctctcgctcACCCAGTTCTCCTCATCCTTCCTCTGGTTGTTTTACCCAATATCCCTCCACTTATAGTGGAAGTATGCCTCAAGGCGCAGGCGTTTGCCCAGTTACTCAGCCACAGAACAGATCAAGTGACTGCAGCTTTGCCTATGGCACCAAAACTTCAACACCACGCCatattaattattcaaattatCAAGCCCCTACCAAGCGACATTATAGTGCATATCCTGGGTCTACCCATGTCCCTATGCAGCAGAGTGAGTCTACTGGGCCATCATCTCCAAGTGGAAGTTACATGTCAATATCAAAGACTAGCTCTTTCTCCTCGTCCTCATCTCCCCCTGAAGGTTCTAGACAATATCAGTGCTCTGCTCCTTGGGGTTACAGGCAAGGGGGATCTACCTGGGGTGGTGATGGATTTGGTACTCATCAGTTTCATGGCTACTCTGACTATGGAATCAGTGGAACAAGCTCTGAGTCCAAAGACATCCTAGACATTTCAAATTATACACCCCAAAAGGCAAAGCAGCGTCCTTGCCCTGACACCTTTTCAGAATCTTCATCTGATTCTTCCCACACAGGGATAGGAAGCATGGGGGGGACATTCTGTCCCAGGGATGCACCAGTGTCAGAGGGGCAGTCAAGCCTGTCAAGCCTGGAGAAGCTGATGTTAGATTGGAATGAAAATTCTGCAGGCCCCTCATATAACTGGAGTCAGAATGTCTTGTTTCAAGGAGGGACAAAACCAGGCAGAGGACGAAAGAAACGGTCTGAGGCACAGAATGAGAAGGAAACAGGCCATATACCACCAGGATCACCTGCAAGCCCTCCAGTGCATGGAGGTGGACCAAAGCGTAGTGCTTCTGCTGGCCGACAGACTAGGGGGAATAGGGGAAGGGGAGGCTTTTCCCCTTGCCAAAGAGAGCGATCTTTACCACCAAAGCCAAAACTTCAAAAGCATGCAGTCCCCCCAGCAGCAGGGCAAATCACTTCATCAGGGGTAATATACCAGGAAACATTAGATTATTACAGTGGAGATAGTAGTAGCCTTTCACCTCTAAGCCATGCCCCTGAGCTCTGTGAATACCCCTCTCCCTACTCTGCCCATACCTCTACTCCATCTTCTGATGAACGTTTTGCCCATATTTACCCCTCAGActctgcctctctttctccAAGCCTGTCAGTTCAGTCAGATATCCTAAAACAGCACCCTAAACCTACACCTCCCCCACAGACATATGGACATACTACCAGGACATTCAGCCCTACACTATCCCCTAGTCCCCGCCTTCCACCACAGTGTAGCTCAGCCATGAGTCCACACCGTGTGCCAAAGGACCAATTTCAACAGTATGACTCACCCAGTTACAGTAGCTCTCCTTGCTGGTATGGGCAAAGTGGGAGTGTTGCTCATAGTCCCCAGAACTATGAAGAGCTGCGCTCAACTGCTATCACTATGCCCTCACACAAACGGGACATGTCTCTAATTAGCCCAGGGATGAGAGCACCATCCCAGTCTCCTTATACTACAACTTTAGTCCGAGGACATACTATGTCCTCTTCTTGTGTGGGTGGGAGTCAAGACTCTTCTCCCCAGCATGAGGAGCTGGGTTATCATGGTAATATGGACACCTATGCACCAGTAGGGAACCGTTTTGTGTCCCAAAGTTCCCGAGGGGGGGTTCTCTGCCAACTGTTGGATCAACCCAGTGATGAAGGCTTCACTGTCACCAGCCTGTAG